A section of the Polynucleobacter sp. AP-Jannik-300A-C4 genome encodes:
- a CDS encoding TRAP transporter large permease subunit, translated as MSDPVIALFMLGLFIVFIFLGFPIAFTLMAMGIGFGFYAYYDPVLSFLDNRIFYLFVQNTFSVMNNDVLISIPLFLFMGYIIERANILDRLFLSLQTALRHVPGSMAVAALITCALFATATGIVGAVVTLMGLLALPSMLKAGYDQKLAAGVITAGGTLGILIPPSIMLIVYAATAGVSVVKLYAAAMVPGFLLAGLYLVYVIVRVVLNPSLAPKPKDVDNVGFWDGFKLLVTAFFPLALLILAVLGSILFGLATPSEAAAMGALGGTMLAVAYKAFTWQRLRESVYLTAKTSAMVCYLFVGSWTFSSVFSYLGGEHLIKDFMMSMDLNTVQFLIIAQLIVFVLGWPLEWSEIIIIFVPIFLPLLAHFNVDPLLFGILIAVNLQTSFLTPPMAMSAYYLKGVAPPELALWTIFKGCFPFLGMVLVTLVLVYVQPVLVTWLPDMLYNNEDVSAPYDPNDPSAVNPEFLMSK; from the coding sequence ATGAGTGATCCAGTCATCGCCCTCTTTATGTTGGGCTTGTTTATTGTTTTTATTTTCCTGGGATTCCCAATCGCCTTCACTTTGATGGCAATGGGTATCGGTTTTGGTTTTTACGCCTATTACGATCCAGTCCTCTCTTTTTTAGATAACCGCATCTTCTACCTATTTGTGCAAAACACATTTAGTGTGATGAACAACGATGTCTTGATATCGATACCCCTGTTCTTATTCATGGGTTACATCATTGAGCGCGCCAATATCTTGGATCGACTCTTTTTGAGCTTGCAAACTGCCTTAAGGCACGTGCCTGGATCAATGGCAGTTGCTGCCTTGATTACCTGTGCACTGTTTGCTACTGCTACCGGTATTGTGGGCGCAGTGGTAACTTTGATGGGCTTATTAGCTTTGCCATCAATGCTTAAAGCAGGTTACGACCAAAAGTTGGCAGCAGGTGTTATTACTGCCGGTGGTACTTTGGGTATTTTGATTCCACCATCAATCATGTTGATTGTGTATGCCGCAACTGCAGGTGTATCTGTGGTCAAGCTCTATGCTGCTGCTATGGTGCCTGGTTTCTTGTTGGCGGGCTTGTATTTGGTGTATGTCATTGTGCGCGTTGTGCTTAATCCATCACTAGCCCCTAAACCAAAAGATGTGGATAACGTCGGTTTTTGGGATGGCTTTAAATTACTGGTAACCGCATTCTTCCCATTGGCTTTATTGATTTTGGCAGTTCTAGGCTCCATTTTGTTTGGCTTGGCAACCCCAAGTGAAGCAGCGGCAATGGGTGCATTGGGCGGAACCATGTTGGCAGTTGCCTACAAGGCATTTACTTGGCAACGTCTGCGTGAGTCTGTCTACTTGACTGCGAAGACCTCAGCGATGGTGTGCTACTTGTTCGTAGGTTCATGGACATTCTCATCCGTGTTTTCTTATTTAGGTGGCGAACACCTTATTAAAGATTTCATGATGTCAATGGATTTGAATACCGTTCAGTTCCTCATCATTGCTCAGTTAATCGTCTTCGTCTTGGGTTGGCCACTAGAGTGGAGCGAGATCATTATTATTTTCGTCCCGATCTTCTTGCCACTCTTGGCGCACTTTAATGTCGATCCATTGCTGTTTGGTATTTTGATCGCCGTGAACTTGCAAACCTCTTTCTTGACGCCGCCCATGGCCATGTCGGCCTACTACCTCAAAGGTGTGGCGCCGCCAGAGTTGGCTTTATGGACGATTTTCAAGGGATGTTTCCCATTCCTAGGAATGGTGCTAGTCACCTTAGTGCTGGTCTATGTACAGCCAGTATTGGTAACTTGGTTGCCAGATATGCTCTATAACAATGAGGATGTATCTGCTCCCTATGATCCAAATGATCCTAGCGCAGTAAACCCTGAATTCTTAATGAGTAAGTAA
- a CDS encoding AEC family transporter, with amino-acid sequence MILRILGITLPIFAIVFAGFLYARYRKPNMSGANHTLIDLALPCFIFISLSAKPLDFTSAGYLVLAAVLIVVFSGLLALPLAKYSGTGAKALLPSIMFTNVGPIGIPLTVLAFGADGLAPSVLLMVLSNILIFSLGSAVMTGKMDAKSIYASPLVWSMGLGLWFGHFQMTLPDWLDTSVTMVSTILIPLMLISLGTRLAEGKIEHVKAGVVATALSIVLRLLVAYLVMWALPLESIQKGALIIFAGLPPAVFNYILADRHNQEPQKVASIVMVGHLLSVIYLPLVIWLAIYTGTP; translated from the coding sequence ATGATTCTGCGCATTCTGGGTATTACCCTGCCAATCTTCGCGATCGTGTTCGCGGGTTTTTTATATGCACGATATAGAAAACCCAATATGAGTGGTGCCAATCACACCCTCATTGATTTGGCATTACCGTGTTTTATTTTTATCTCTTTATCTGCTAAGCCATTGGATTTCACAAGCGCTGGCTATTTGGTGTTGGCGGCAGTATTGATAGTCGTTTTTTCAGGTTTACTGGCTTTGCCTCTGGCCAAATATTCCGGTACGGGAGCTAAAGCTTTACTGCCGTCCATCATGTTTACCAATGTCGGCCCTATTGGTATTCCGCTCACCGTACTGGCATTTGGAGCAGATGGACTGGCACCATCAGTACTGCTCATGGTGCTCTCCAATATTTTGATTTTCTCGCTGGGCTCGGCAGTGATGACCGGCAAGATGGATGCCAAAAGCATTTACGCCAGCCCCTTGGTATGGTCGATGGGTCTAGGTCTGTGGTTTGGTCACTTTCAGATGACTTTGCCAGACTGGCTAGATACCTCGGTCACCATGGTCAGCACTATTTTGATTCCCCTGATGTTGATCTCTCTAGGTACACGCCTAGCTGAAGGAAAAATCGAGCATGTCAAAGCGGGGGTCGTTGCAACCGCACTCTCCATTGTTCTGCGCCTGCTGGTGGCCTATTTGGTGATGTGGGCATTGCCTTTGGAGTCCATTCAGAAGGGTGCGTTGATCATTTTTGCTGGCTTGCCGCCCGCAGTATTTAATTACATCTTGGCCGATCGCCATAATCAAGAACCCCAAAAAGTAGCCTCAATTGTGATGGTGGGACACCTGCTGTCGGTGATCTATTTGCCGCTGGTGATTTGGCTGGCAATCTATACCGGCACACCCTAA
- a CDS encoding TRAP transporter substrate-binding protein: MSITAKDAAPVVVQEENTSQSRRKFFSKAGAAAVAVPLAGFPMISVAQAPVVLKMQGAWGAKDVFNEMAEDYVKKVNEMSGGKLKIDYLVGGSVVKPFEVTDAVSKGVLDGGHQVAVYWYGKSKVASLFGSGPITGANAEQTLGWIQRGGGDQLYQELLQKLNLNIKGFFAFPMPTQPLGWFKKTPPKNAQELVGYKYRTVGLAADLMQSMGMKVTQLPGGEIVPAMERGVIDAFEFNNPTSDRRFGAQDVAKNYVMGSFHQAMEFFEIIFNKTKYDSLSPENKAILKYAAEAASSSNTWMAQDYYSKDLQELITKDKVKVTRTPKSIMEAQLKAWAELTAKLNAEDPFFKKCADSQLAWAKRVAYYGFLNDADYKAAYEYVFKTKLPV, from the coding sequence ATGTCTATTACTGCCAAAGATGCAGCCCCAGTAGTTGTTCAAGAAGAAAATACAAGTCAATCCCGTAGAAAGTTTTTCAGCAAAGCAGGTGCTGCTGCTGTAGCTGTTCCACTGGCTGGCTTCCCAATGATTTCTGTAGCTCAAGCTCCTGTTGTGTTGAAAATGCAAGGTGCTTGGGGTGCTAAGGATGTCTTCAATGAAATGGCTGAAGACTACGTCAAAAAAGTAAACGAAATGTCTGGCGGTAAGCTCAAGATTGATTACCTCGTTGGCGGTTCAGTAGTTAAGCCATTCGAAGTGACTGACGCGGTTAGCAAGGGTGTTCTAGACGGTGGCCACCAAGTTGCGGTTTACTGGTACGGTAAGTCTAAAGTAGCCTCATTGTTTGGTTCTGGCCCAATTACTGGCGCTAACGCTGAGCAGACTCTCGGTTGGATTCAGCGTGGCGGTGGCGATCAGCTCTATCAAGAGTTGCTCCAAAAGCTAAACCTGAACATCAAAGGTTTCTTTGCATTCCCAATGCCAACTCAGCCATTAGGCTGGTTTAAAAAGACTCCACCAAAGAACGCTCAAGAGCTCGTGGGCTACAAGTATCGTACCGTAGGCCTTGCAGCTGACTTGATGCAAAGCATGGGCATGAAAGTGACTCAGTTGCCAGGTGGCGAGATTGTTCCAGCGATGGAGCGCGGTGTGATTGACGCATTTGAGTTCAACAACCCAACTTCTGACCGTCGTTTCGGCGCTCAAGACGTGGCCAAGAACTATGTGATGGGTTCATTCCACCAGGCGATGGAATTCTTTGAAATCATTTTCAACAAGACTAAGTACGATTCTTTGTCTCCTGAAAATAAAGCAATCCTCAAGTACGCAGCTGAAGCAGCTTCATCTTCAAATACTTGGATGGCTCAGGATTACTACTCTAAGGACTTGCAAGAGCTGATCACTAAGGACAAGGTGAAAGTTACACGTACACCAAAATCCATTATGGAAGCACAGCTCAAGGCTTGGGCTGAGTTGACTGCTAAATTGAATGCAGAAGACCCATTCTTCAAGAAGTGTGCAGATTCACAATTGGCCTGGGCTAAGCGCGTTGCTTACTACGGCTTCTTGAATGACGCAGACTACAAGGCAGCTTACGAGTATGTATTCAAAACTAAGCTTCCAGTATAA
- a CDS encoding acyltransferase, whose protein sequence is MKQASPLLLIDLLKVFAALVIILHHLASYGQIAVDARAFLPSIMGWLFEYGRFAVQIFLVMAGYLAAQSLTRFANEKFSSQKLLRVIINRYLRLFAPYVAALIFIIFCAWIARHWVNDEFVGEQETLGQFVAHLFFLQGILGLDSISPGAWYVTIDWQLYSVLAILLISFSSYQTLIWLLSIVAVSSLLYFNRSAQYESYFIYFVGSYTLGMLAYLAKNYVDQKIRVLAKLLIVVIGVVIAISSLQEVWGRNILAWFVALLLLLWGDASYPNLRQDGMNAKRVFLRAIAWASPRAYCAFLIHFAFILLANTIYIAWGLHAHASGPIAIGLMPMVVLCSAIAANYLYRWVEIPSAKLKI, encoded by the coding sequence TTGAAGCAAGCCTCCCCACTATTACTGATTGATCTACTTAAGGTCTTTGCAGCACTCGTCATCATCCTGCACCACCTTGCTAGCTATGGACAGATTGCAGTAGATGCGCGAGCATTTTTGCCCAGCATCATGGGTTGGCTATTTGAGTACGGACGTTTTGCAGTGCAAATATTTTTGGTGATGGCAGGGTACTTGGCCGCGCAATCACTGACCCGATTTGCAAATGAAAAATTTAGCAGCCAGAAATTACTGCGAGTCATCATTAATCGCTATCTTCGCTTGTTTGCACCATACGTCGCCGCTCTGATTTTTATCATTTTTTGCGCTTGGATTGCTCGTCACTGGGTAAATGATGAGTTCGTTGGCGAGCAAGAGACGCTGGGTCAATTTGTGGCACACCTGTTTTTTCTGCAGGGCATTTTAGGTCTGGACTCGATTTCTCCTGGCGCTTGGTATGTCACGATTGACTGGCAGCTCTACTCAGTACTCGCCATATTGCTCATTTCTTTTTCTTCGTATCAAACCTTAATTTGGTTGCTTAGTATTGTTGCGGTGAGCTCTTTGCTGTACTTCAATCGCTCGGCGCAGTACGAGTCTTACTTCATTTATTTCGTGGGCTCTTATACCTTGGGAATGTTGGCCTATCTTGCAAAGAACTATGTTGATCAAAAGATCAGAGTCTTAGCAAAACTGCTGATCGTCGTCATTGGTGTAGTGATTGCAATCTCTTCTTTGCAGGAGGTGTGGGGAAGAAATATATTGGCCTGGTTTGTAGCTTTACTTCTATTGCTTTGGGGTGACGCTAGCTATCCTAATTTGCGTCAAGATGGAATGAATGCCAAAAGAGTGTTCTTGCGAGCAATTGCGTGGGCAAGCCCACGCGCTTACTGCGCATTCTTAATCCACTTTGCATTTATTTTGTTGGCAAATACGATTTATATAGCCTGGGGCTTGCACGCTCATGCTAGTGGTCCTATTGCTATTGGTCTAATGCCAATGGTGGTGTTATGTAGTGCGATCGCTGCTAACTACTTATATCGCTGGGTAGAGATTCCATCAGCCAAGTTAAAGATTTAG
- a CDS encoding TRAP transporter small permease subunit — MLGYIKWVDGLSKSIGHAFGWTVVLLTLGTCYEVFMRYVLNNPTDWAFDMSYMFYGALFMMAGPYTLSKAAMVRGDFLYRTWKETTQAKVDLVLYFLFYFPGILALIVIGGRYGFDAMMIREVSVNSPVGVPVWPLKMIIFFAGLGLFMAGTAEVCRCLICIKTGSWPFRDQDVKELEEVLIETHSTQVEST; from the coding sequence ATGCTGGGTTATATCAAGTGGGTTGATGGCCTCTCGAAATCCATAGGCCATGCCTTTGGATGGACGGTAGTCCTGTTGACCCTGGGAACCTGTTACGAAGTGTTTATGCGCTATGTGCTCAATAATCCAACGGATTGGGCATTCGATATGAGCTATATGTTCTACGGCGCATTATTCATGATGGCAGGACCATACACACTATCCAAGGCCGCTATGGTCCGAGGCGATTTTTTATATCGCACCTGGAAAGAGACTACACAAGCCAAGGTTGATCTTGTTTTGTATTTCTTGTTCTACTTCCCTGGCATTTTGGCTCTGATTGTGATTGGTGGTCGCTATGGTTTTGATGCCATGATGATTCGTGAGGTCAGTGTGAATAGTCCGGTTGGAGTGCCTGTTTGGCCACTCAAGATGATCATCTTCTTTGCAGGTTTAGGTTTATTTATGGCTGGAACCGCTGAAGTATGTCGTTGCCTCATCTGCATTAAAACTGGCAGCTGGCCTTTTAGAGATCAAGATGTCAAAGAACTCGAAGAAGTTCTTATTGAAACCCATTCAACTCAAGTAGAAAGCACATAA
- the yjgA gene encoding ribosome biogenesis factor YjgA, translating into MHVNEKNRTPKKDDLDDGPSKSELKRQMTERQKLAEVLAALSSDALKTIPLDEAIKAAIAETNKIKSFEAIRRHKQYLGKLMRFLDEEELDAIQKRLDAIQGVSKAETGKLHYLESYRDRLIADDAAFTKMIEQYPDMDIQNMRTLIRNARKEKEANKPPKAYREIFRVLKDLGI; encoded by the coding sequence ATGCATGTCAATGAAAAGAACCGGACCCCCAAGAAAGATGACCTTGATGATGGTCCTAGCAAGTCAGAGCTCAAGCGCCAAATGACAGAGCGCCAGAAATTGGCGGAGGTTCTGGCTGCACTCAGTAGCGATGCATTAAAGACGATTCCCTTGGATGAAGCCATTAAAGCTGCGATTGCTGAAACTAACAAAATCAAAAGTTTTGAAGCCATACGTCGCCATAAACAATACCTTGGCAAACTCATGCGCTTTTTGGATGAAGAGGAACTAGATGCCATTCAGAAGCGTCTTGATGCCATTCAGGGTGTTAGCAAAGCAGAGACTGGCAAGCTCCACTATTTAGAATCTTATCGCGATCGACTGATTGCCGATGATGCCGCATTCACCAAAATGATTGAGCAATATCCCGATATGGATATTCAGAATATGCGCACCCTCATTCGCAACGCGCGCAAAGAAAAAGAAGCTAATAAACCCCCTAAGGCTTATCGAGAAATCTTTCGCGTCCTCAAGGATCTAGGGATATAA
- a CDS encoding EamA family transporter, whose protein sequence is MSNRLPLSHLLLALAIVAIWGTNFVVIKKSLDAFPPFLFATLRYVFALLPAIFFVKRPKVSWLNLAMYGLFIGVGQFGILFYAINGHITPGLASLVVQTQVFFTIGFAMIFTKERLYWHQAISIGIAMIGLLVIASHIDSQTSLLGIGLVICAGCAWGAGNTVSRQAGAINMFAYVVWASAFSIPPLLLLSLYFEGGYSSLVSAIELAPLGAWAGVFWQSWANTLFGYAAWAWLLSKHPAALVAPAPLLVPIFGMGATAIFLGESLPGWKFLAAGLVMVGYLGTIYGLSFTKHSSRKS, encoded by the coding sequence ATGTCCAATCGACTACCCCTTAGCCATCTTCTGTTGGCATTAGCCATTGTGGCAATTTGGGGAACCAATTTTGTTGTGATCAAAAAATCACTAGATGCATTTCCACCATTTTTGTTTGCAACATTGCGCTATGTCTTTGCCTTATTACCCGCCATCTTTTTTGTGAAGCGTCCCAAAGTCTCTTGGCTTAATTTAGCGATGTATGGACTCTTTATTGGGGTAGGGCAATTCGGTATTTTGTTTTATGCGATCAACGGCCACATCACTCCAGGCTTGGCTTCACTGGTTGTGCAAACCCAGGTGTTTTTCACGATTGGCTTTGCAATGATCTTTACTAAAGAGCGGCTCTACTGGCATCAAGCCATCTCCATCGGAATTGCAATGATCGGTCTCTTGGTGATTGCAAGTCACATTGACAGTCAAACTAGTTTGCTCGGAATCGGATTAGTCATCTGTGCTGGTTGTGCCTGGGGAGCAGGTAATACCGTGAGTCGACAAGCAGGCGCTATCAATATGTTTGCCTATGTTGTGTGGGCTAGTGCGTTTTCTATTCCACCTCTGTTATTGCTGTCGCTGTATTTTGAGGGGGGATATTCCAGCTTAGTTTCAGCGATAGAGTTAGCGCCCTTAGGAGCTTGGGCAGGAGTCTTTTGGCAATCTTGGGCCAATACCTTATTTGGTTACGCCGCTTGGGCCTGGCTTTTATCTAAGCATCCGGCAGCTCTAGTAGCACCAGCCCCTTTACTCGTTCCAATCTTTGGCATGGGGGCAACAGCCATTTTCTTGGGTGAATCACTACCTGGGTGGAAGTTTCTAGCAGCAGGCTTGGTCATGGTAGGCTACTTGGGCACCATTTATGGTTTATCGTTCACAAAACATTCCTCGAGGAAATCATGA
- a CDS encoding ketopantoate reductase family protein, giving the protein MKILIVGAGGIGGYYGSKLMLAGADVTYLLREKRQAHIERHGLVVETPKGSYTVHPKTVTAQELKPIYDLIILAPKAFDLEDSLQSIAGASSQGLILPFLNGLAHIEQLDKRFGRERVMGGIAHIAATIAETGAVKQLTDLHVLTVGARTPSQEAAAKAFYELCQKTDFNAVYSESIEQALWDKWTFLSTLAGMTTLCNGSIGEIISTPYGDALTKTMYAQCCAIADAHGFTIAAGVQSKSIEMLTAVGSPMTASMLRDLNAGNKTEHGHILLEMINKAQAKQLDCDLIKMAYTHIEIIQRRNT; this is encoded by the coding sequence ATGAAGATATTAATTGTGGGCGCGGGTGGTATTGGCGGCTATTACGGATCGAAGTTGATGTTGGCTGGCGCAGATGTCACTTACCTCCTACGCGAGAAACGCCAAGCGCATATTGAGCGGCATGGACTGGTGGTAGAAACGCCAAAAGGTAGTTATACGGTGCACCCTAAAACTGTTACTGCTCAAGAGCTCAAGCCGATCTATGACCTCATTATCTTGGCACCCAAAGCCTTTGACCTAGAGGACTCTTTGCAGTCGATTGCCGGGGCCTCCAGCCAAGGTCTCATCTTGCCTTTCCTCAATGGCTTAGCCCACATTGAGCAACTAGATAAGCGCTTTGGTCGTGAACGCGTGATGGGTGGTATCGCCCATATTGCTGCAACGATTGCTGAGACTGGGGCAGTCAAGCAATTAACCGATTTGCATGTTCTAACCGTTGGTGCGCGCACACCAAGTCAAGAGGCTGCGGCAAAAGCATTTTATGAGTTATGTCAGAAGACGGACTTTAATGCAGTCTATAGCGAGAGCATTGAACAAGCCCTGTGGGATAAGTGGACTTTTCTAAGTACCTTAGCGGGAATGACCACTTTATGTAATGGTTCTATTGGTGAGATTATTTCTACCCCCTATGGCGATGCACTGACTAAAACCATGTATGCACAGTGTTGTGCGATTGCAGATGCCCATGGATTTACGATCGCTGCTGGAGTGCAAAGCAAATCGATTGAGATGCTCACCGCAGTTGGATCGCCAATGACCGCATCGATGTTAAGAGACTTAAACGCAGGCAACAAAACGGAGCATGGGCATATCTTGCTCGAGATGATTAATAAGGCACAAGCTAAGCAATTGGACTGCGATTTAATCAAGATGGCATATACCCATATTGAAATAATCCAGCGCCGTAATACTTAA
- a CDS encoding NYN domain-containing protein: MLFGRQTTFGWFCLFWNGKIIKTTIYIDGYNLYYGLLRNSKLKWLDIVKLFSEYILDKNVELTQVRYYTAPVLGRMSDDPMSTQRQRLYLQALRKMFPNSLEIIQGKILATTPYQRLVRPINEAPELKIVQVYDFNEKKTDVNLASDLITGAWTGAYEQAVVCSNDSDLEGALAAVKRHHAQLRIGLVVPIQSKNHRHISGDLAKYSDWRKILGVSHVANAQLPLKIPNSKIQKPDSW, encoded by the coding sequence TTGCTTTTTGGGCGACAGACCACCTTCGGGTGGTTTTGTCTTTTCTGGAATGGAAAAATTATCAAAACTACTATTTATATCGATGGTTACAACCTCTATTACGGTTTGCTAAGAAATTCAAAATTGAAGTGGCTGGATATTGTGAAGTTATTTTCTGAGTACATCTTAGATAAAAATGTAGAATTAACTCAAGTGCGCTATTACACGGCGCCTGTCCTCGGAAGGATGTCGGATGACCCGATGTCAACCCAGCGACAAAGGCTATATCTTCAGGCCTTAAGAAAAATGTTCCCCAATTCTTTGGAAATAATCCAAGGAAAAATTTTAGCGACAACACCCTACCAAAGATTAGTGAGGCCGATTAATGAAGCTCCTGAATTAAAAATAGTTCAGGTTTATGACTTTAATGAAAAAAAGACCGATGTTAATTTGGCATCAGATCTCATTACTGGCGCTTGGACAGGCGCATATGAGCAGGCCGTAGTTTGTAGCAATGATTCTGATCTTGAGGGTGCGTTAGCGGCAGTAAAGAGGCACCATGCCCAACTGCGAATTGGCTTAGTTGTGCCAATTCAAAGTAAAAATCATCGACATATTTCGGGTGATCTAGCAAAATACTCCGACTGGAGGAAAATTCTCGGCGTTTCGCATGTTGCCAATGCGCAGCTGCCATTGAAGATTCCGAATTCAAAAATCCAAAAGCCTGACTCTTGGTAG
- a CDS encoding GMC family oxidoreductase yields MQKYDFIIIGAGSAGCMLAKRLTENPAKRVLLIEAGSHDNYIWIHIPVGYLYCIDNPRADWRFKTAAEKGLNGRSLIYPRGKVLGGCSSINGMIYMRGQEGDYARWVQETGDEAWSWENALRRYKSFEDYHGNANQWHSKDGEWTVSRQRLRWPIMDIFKQAAIEAGIPESEDFNQGDNFGVGYFDVSQRKGWRLNTAKAFLRDAAKRPNLTVITEAVVNKLLIDPVSKNCFGVQYLKDGQTLEVHCQSADAGKQGEVILSAGAIGSVQILERSGISAADHLQRLGIDVIADLPGVGENLQDHLQLRMIYKVSGIQTLNTKANSLLGKLLIGMEYFFKRSGPMSMAPSQLGAFAYSSPEYASPNVEYHVQPLSLEKFGEDLHTFDAITASVCNLRPTSRGSVHIDSKDPQVPPVIAPNYLSTDADRQVAIEALRLTRKIVESPALRPYRPEEYKPGKAYQSDEDLIKAAGDIGTTIFHPVGTCKMGRDDDPMAVLDSELRVRGVHNLRVVDASAMPTITSGNTAAPTMMIAQRAAELLCGE; encoded by the coding sequence ATTCAGAAATACGACTTCATCATCATTGGCGCAGGTAGTGCGGGCTGCATGCTGGCTAAGCGCTTGACTGAGAATCCTGCCAAACGGGTTCTATTAATTGAAGCAGGGTCGCATGACAACTATATTTGGATTCATATACCGGTTGGTTACTTGTATTGCATTGATAACCCAAGAGCTGATTGGCGTTTTAAGACTGCTGCAGAAAAAGGCTTAAATGGCCGTTCCTTGATTTACCCTCGCGGTAAAGTTCTGGGCGGCTGCTCCTCGATTAACGGCATGATTTATATGCGCGGCCAAGAAGGTGACTATGCTCGTTGGGTTCAAGAAACCGGGGATGAAGCATGGTCTTGGGAAAATGCTTTGCGTCGCTATAAGTCCTTTGAGGATTACCACGGTAACGCTAACCAATGGCACAGCAAGGATGGCGAGTGGACAGTATCACGGCAACGCTTACGCTGGCCGATTATGGATATCTTCAAGCAAGCTGCTATTGAGGCAGGCATTCCGGAGTCAGAGGATTTCAATCAAGGTGATAACTTTGGGGTGGGGTATTTTGATGTCAGTCAACGCAAAGGTTGGCGCTTAAATACTGCTAAAGCATTCTTACGCGATGCCGCTAAGCGACCCAATCTCACAGTGATTACCGAGGCTGTAGTCAATAAGCTCTTGATTGATCCGGTGAGTAAAAATTGCTTTGGGGTGCAATACCTCAAAGACGGTCAAACTCTTGAGGTGCATTGCCAATCTGCCGATGCTGGCAAGCAAGGTGAAGTGATTCTGAGTGCGGGCGCTATTGGAAGTGTGCAAATTTTAGAGCGCTCCGGTATTAGTGCGGCAGATCATCTTCAGCGCTTGGGTATTGATGTGATTGCTGATTTGCCAGGCGTCGGCGAGAACTTGCAAGACCATTTGCAGTTACGCATGATCTATAAAGTTAGCGGTATTCAGACTCTCAATACCAAAGCAAACTCTTTGCTTGGTAAGTTATTAATTGGCATGGAGTACTTCTTTAAGCGTAGCGGTCCGATGTCTATGGCACCTTCACAGTTAGGTGCTTTTGCCTACAGTTCTCCAGAGTATGCTTCACCAAATGTGGAGTATCACGTGCAACCCTTATCTTTAGAGAAGTTTGGCGAGGATCTACATACCTTTGATGCCATTACGGCCAGCGTTTGTAATTTGCGTCCTACTTCACGTGGTAGCGTGCATATTGATTCAAAGGACCCGCAAGTACCACCAGTGATTGCCCCCAACTACTTATCTACCGATGCTGATCGCCAGGTGGCGATTGAGGCATTACGTCTTACTCGCAAGATTGTCGAAAGTCCTGCTTTAAGACCTTATAGGCCTGAGGAGTACAAGCCGGGTAAAGCGTATCAATCGGATGAGGATTTGATTAAAGCTGCAGGTGATATTGGTACGACGATTTTTCATCCAGTGGGCACTTGCAAGATGGGGCGTGACGATGATCCTATGGCAGTGCTCGATTCTGAATTGCGGGTCAGGGGAGTCCATAACTTGCGAGTAGTAGATGCTTCGGCAATGCCGACGATTACCTCAGGAAATACTGCAGCGCCAACCATGATGATTGCGCAGCGCGCAGCAGAATTGCTCTGTGGTGAGTAA